A window of the Loxodonta africana isolate mLoxAfr1 chromosome 3, mLoxAfr1.hap2, whole genome shotgun sequence genome harbors these coding sequences:
- the TTC24 gene encoding LOW QUALITY PROTEIN: tetratricopeptide repeat protein 24 (The sequence of the model RefSeq protein was modified relative to this genomic sequence to represent the inferred CDS: substituted 1 base at 1 genomic stop codon), with the protein MLTPLFSIVRPMSSPTPEDTPQEPGPEPSSFKKKKKRKWLQQEASIQALTRAGHDALRAGWHHEALTSFQKAFLLAFKVPQARDSPVLRACAFNLGAAYVETGDPATGLKLLLXAQPEEKAQGRCHGDQCFNVALAYHALSDLPQALAWYHRALGHYQPQGDQGEAQAKMGACYQALGQPELAAPCLQEASRAYAQAGRPQAAALAMGAAAGCMLKSGQHGAGEVVQVLEESRRLAERSTEQGLLGQLYNDLGLGYSELQLFPLAVDAFLQALPLCWGPGEEATVLRNLGMAHNALGNYQEARKFHQKAADLHGSVGQRWEQGRSFGSLAFALSQLRNHKAARDNYLHALQAARDTGDIKGQWQACEGLGAAAARLGQYDQALKHYKEALAQCQKESDSVRQRLVAKLADAMRIHLAQGGLVLTQTLTPASGRRQAPGGACLAWTPGRLGRSIAATQRRSAGGWEGEEAEDHREEKEEEGSANIPAMSRARRLEGPEPGTHLSFRGPEPPRVWHPSILVPNGPQANRSSRWPRETPSRNPQRRPTESGFCTIT; encoded by the exons ATGCTGACCCCTCTATTCTCCATTGTCAGGCCTATGTCTTCTCCCACCCCTGAGGACACTCCTCAAGAGCCTGGGCCTGAGCCTTCAAGCttcaagaagaagaagaaaagaaagtggctgcagcaagagGCCAGCATCCAGGCCCTCACCAGGGCTGGTCATGATGCCCTGCGGGCTGGCTGGCACCACGAGGCATTGACTAGCTTCCAGAAGGCTTTCCTCCTGGCCTTCAAGGTCCCACAAGCCAGAGACAGCCCTGTTCTCAGGGCCTGCGCCTTCAATCTGGGGGCTGCCTACGTGGAGACTGGAGATCCAGCCACAGGCCTTAAGCTACTCCTGTGAGCCCAACCTGAAGAGAAGGCTCAGGGCAGATGCCACGGCGACCAGTGCTTCAATGTGGCTTTGGCCTACCATGCACTGAGTGATCTGCCTCAAGCTTTGGCCTGGTACCACAGGGCCCTGGGCCACTACCAGCCACAGGGTGACCAGGGAGAAGCCCAGGCAAAAATGGGAGCTTGCTACCAGGCTCTGGGGCAGCCTGAGCTAGCGGCCCCCTGCCTGCAGGAAGCAAGCCGAGCCTATGCCCAGGCAGGGCGGCCCCAGGCCGCAGCCCTGGCAATGGGGGCTGCGGCAGGGTGTATGCTGAAGAGCGGACAGCATGGGGCGGGTGAGGTGGTACAGGTGCTGGAGGAGAGCCGGAGGCTTGCTGAGAGGAGCACTGAGCAGGGCTTGCTGG GGCAACTCTACAATGACCTAGGCCTGGGCTACTCCGAGCTCCAGCTGTTCCCGCTGGCAGTGGATGCCTTCCTGCAGGCCCTGCCCCTGTGCTGGGGGCCTGGAGAGGAGGCCACAGTGCTAAGAAACCTTGGGATGGCCCACAATGCCCTCGGCAACTATCAGGAAGCTCGGAAGTTTCACCAGAAGGCTGCCGACCTACATG GCTCTGTGGGGCAGCGGTGGGAGCAGGGCCGGAGCTTTGGCAGCCTGGCATTTGCACTGAGCCAGCTGAGGAACCACAAGGCCGCCAGAGACAACTATCTTCATGCCCTGCAGGCTGCCCGGGATACTG GGGATATAAAGGGGCAGTGGCAGGCCTGCGAGGGTCTGGGGGCTGCTGCAGCCAGGCTGGGGCAATATGACCAGGCCTTGAAGCACTACAAGGAAGCGCTGGCCCAGTGCCAG AAGGAGTCGGATTCTGTGAGACAACGTTTGGTGGCCAAGCTGGCAGACGCCATGAGGATCCACTTGGCCCAGGGGGGGCTGGTCCTGACTCAAACCCTG ACCCCGGCTTCAGGGAGGCGGCAGGCTCCAGGTGGAGCCTGCCTGGCGTGGACCCCAGGCAGGCTGGGGAGGAGCATCGCAGCTACCCAGCGCAG ATCTGCCGGTGGGTGGGAAGGCGAAGAGGCTGAGGACCACCgcgaggagaaggaggaggaggggtcGGCGAATATTCCCGCGATGTCTCGGGCGCGGAGACTGGAGG GTCCAGAACCCGGGACCCATCTCTCATTTAGAGGCCCAGAGCCCCCCAGAGTGTGGCACCCTAGCATCCTCGTACCCAATGGCCCTCAAGCCAATAG GTCATCCAGAtggcccagggaaactcccagcAGGAATCCCCAGAGGAGACCCACTGAGTCTGGCTTCTGCACAATCACGTGA
- the NAXE gene encoding NAD(P)H-hydrate epimerase isoform X1 — MCGLRALLGLGLLVAGSRLPRVRSPAGVCRSGRVWWASPRLSSGGHGDPGAMASTAVKYLSQEEAQAVDQELFNEYKFSVDQLMELAGLSCATAIAKAYPPTSLSRSPPTVLIICGPGNNGGDGLVCARHLKLFPLMIDELYELVVDAIFGFSFKGDVREPFQSILKVLSGITVPIASIDIPSGWDVEKGNSEGLQPDMLISLTAPKKSATQFTGRYHYLGGRFVPPALEKKYQLNLPSYPDTECVYRLH; from the exons ATGTGCGGACTGCGGGCGCTGCTGGGGCTCGGCCTGCTGGTTGCTGGCTCGCGGCTGCCGCGGGTCAGAAGCCCAGCTGGCGTCTGCCGCTCGGGACGCGTCTGGTGGGCGTCGCCGCGGCTGAGTTCGGGGGGACACGGAGACCCAGGGGCCATGGCGAGCACAGCGGTGAAGTATCTCAG CCAGGAGGAGGCCCAGGCGGTGGATCAGGAGCTGTTTAACGAGTACAAGTTCAGCGTGGACCAACTTATGGAGCTGGCTGGGCTGAGCTGTGCCACAGCCATTGCCAAG GCATATCCTCCCACATCCTTGTCCAGGAGCCCCCCAACGGTCCTCATCATCTGTGGCCCCGGGAATAATGGAGGAGATGGCCTGGTCTGTGCTCGACACCTCAAACTCTTT CCTCTGATGATTGATGAGCTGTACGAGCTGGTGGTGGACGCCATCTTTGGCTTCAGCTTCAAGGGTGATGTTCGGGAGCCATTCCAGAGCATCCTGAAAGTCCTGAGTGGAATCACTGTGCCCATTGCAAGCATCGACATTCCCTCAG GGTGGGATGTGGAGAAGGGAAACTCAGAAGGGCTCCAGCCAGACATGCTCATCTCCCTGACAGCACCCAAAAAGTCTGCAACCCAGTTTACTGGTCGCTACCACTACCTGGGGGGTCGTTTTGTACCACCTGCTCTGGAAAAGAAGTATCAGCTGAACCTGCCCTCCTACCCTGACACTGAGTGTGTCTACCGTCTGCACTGA
- the NAXE gene encoding NAD(P)H-hydrate epimerase isoform X2: MCGLRALLGLGLLVAGSRLPRVRSPAGVCRSGRVWWASPRLSSGGHGDPGAMASTAVKYLSQEEAQAVDQELFNEYKFSVDQLMELAGLSCATAIAKAYPPTSLSRSPPTVLIICGPGNNGGDGLVCARHLKLFGYQPTIYYPKRPNKPLFTALVTQCQKMDIPFLGEMPLEPLMIDELYELVVDAIFGFSFKGDVREPFQSILKVLSGITVPIASIDIPSGWDVEKGNSEGLQPDMLISLTAPKKSATQFTGRYHYLGGRFVPPALEKKYQLNLPSYPDTECVYRLH, from the exons ATGTGCGGACTGCGGGCGCTGCTGGGGCTCGGCCTGCTGGTTGCTGGCTCGCGGCTGCCGCGGGTCAGAAGCCCAGCTGGCGTCTGCCGCTCGGGACGCGTCTGGTGGGCGTCGCCGCGGCTGAGTTCGGGGGGACACGGAGACCCAGGGGCCATGGCGAGCACAGCGGTGAAGTATCTCAG CCAGGAGGAGGCCCAGGCGGTGGATCAGGAGCTGTTTAACGAGTACAAGTTCAGCGTGGACCAACTTATGGAGCTGGCTGGGCTGAGCTGTGCCACAGCCATTGCCAAG GCATATCCTCCCACATCCTTGTCCAGGAGCCCCCCAACGGTCCTCATCATCTGTGGCCCCGGGAATAATGGAGGAGATGGCCTGGTCTGTGCTCGACACCTCAAACTCTTT GGCTACCAGCCAACCATCTACTATCCCAAAAGGCCTAACAAGCCACTCTTCACCGCGCTGGTGACCCAGTGTCAGAAGATGGACATCCCTTTCCTTGGTGAAATGCCTTTAGAG CCTCTGATGATTGATGAGCTGTACGAGCTGGTGGTGGACGCCATCTTTGGCTTCAGCTTCAAGGGTGATGTTCGGGAGCCATTCCAGAGCATCCTGAAAGTCCTGAGTGGAATCACTGTGCCCATTGCAAGCATCGACATTCCCTCAG GGTGGGATGTGGAGAAGGGAAACTCAGAAGGGCTCCAGCCAGACATGCTCATCTCCCTGACAGCACCCAAAAAGTCTGCAACCCAGTTTACTGGTCGCTACCACTACCTGGGGGGTCGTTTTGTACCACCTGCTCTGGAAAAGAAGTATCAGCTGAACCTGCCCTCCTACCCTGACACTGAGTGTGTCTACCGTCTGCACTGA
- the LOC100671580 gene encoding G patch domain-containing protein 4 isoform X2 yields the protein MDGLKVGHDPAKEFTDHWWNELFNKTAASLVVETGQDGVQIKHVSKETTRHDRPKPNLLYQKFVKTATLTSSGEKPDKDLENYSDDDNQGPKSPKILTDEMLLQACEGRTAHKAARLGITMKAKLARLEAQEQAFLAHLKGQDPGAPQPQSDSKPPQKEKKKEKEESTATERDGEEEPREQTDQSMRKSKKKRRHQEEKVSGEREGTVENEEEEGAGTSWLGELQSREQTDQPLRKKKKKRRQQVEGGILDEGEGGKVAAGAVRTEVENTASTDPCRQSKKKRRQCEEEDSLNTEDEEGEAASADYRTREAASRACSDPSIRRSKKKRKQHREEEEEVLDLKGEDETAGGGRTREAENRTDTAPSSRDKKKRQQLPEEERAEVNTGQRTKKKKQKKRD from the exons ATGGATGGACTCAAG GTGGGACATGACCCTGCCAAGGAGTTCACAGACCACTGGTGGAATGAGCTCTTCAACAAGACTGCAGCCAGCTTGGTAGTGGAAACTGGGCAG GATGGAGTTCAGATAAAGCATGTTTCTAAGGAGACTACCCGACATGATCGTCCCAAGCCCAACCTGCTGTATCAGAAGTTTGTGAAG ACGGCCACGCTGACTTCAAGCGGggagaaaccagacaaggacttGGAGAATTACAGTGATGACGACAACCAGGGGCCCAAGTCCCCAAAGAT TTTGACCGATGAGATGCTGCTCCAAGCCTGTGAGGGGCGAACAGCACACAA AGCTGCCCGTCTTGGTATCACAATGAAGGCCAAGCTTGCTCGGCTGGAGGCCCAGGAACAGGCCTTCCTGGCTCATCTCAAAGGCCAGGACCCTGGGGCTCCCCAACCACAGTCTGACAGCAAGCCcccccaaaaagagaaaaagaaagagaaggaagagtcTACAGCAACTGAAAGGGATGGGGAAGAGGAACCCCGAGAACAGACTGACCAGAGTATGAGGAAAAGCAAGAAGAAGAGGCGACACCAAGAAGAAAAAGTCTCAGGTGAGAGAGAGGGAACTGTAGAAAATGAGGAGGAAGAGGGTGCAGGAACAAGTTGGCTTGGGGAATTGCAGAGCAGAGAACAAACCGATCAGCccctcaggaaaaaaaagaagaagagacgGCAGCAGGTGGAGGGGGGAATCCTGGATGAAGGAGAAGGAGGTAAGGTGGCTGCAGGGGCTGTCAGGACAGAGGTGGAGAACACAGCATCCACTGACCCATGCAGACAAAGCAAGAAGAAGAGGCGGCAGTGTGAGGAGGAAGACAGCTTGAACACAGAGGATGAAGAAGGTGAGGCAGCTTCTGCAGACTACAGGACCAGGGAAGCAGCAAGCAGAGCATGCAGTGACCCAAGTATCAGGAGAAGCAAGAAGAAAAGGAAGCAGCAtcgagaggaggaggaggaggtgttGGACTTAAAGGGTGAAGATGAGACTGCAGGAGGTGGGAGGACTAGGGAAGCAGAGAACAGAACAGATACTGCTCCAAGCAGTAGAGATAAAAAGAAGAGGCAGCAGCTTCCAGAGGAGGAAAGAGCTGAAGTCAACACTGGCCAGagaaccaaaaagaagaaacagaagaagAGAGACTGA
- the LOC100671580 gene encoding G patch domain-containing protein 4 isoform X1 encodes MSVTPEVKSRGMKFAEEQLLKHGWTQGKGLGRKENGITQAIRVTLKQDTHGVGHDPAKEFTDHWWNELFNKTAASLVVETGQDGVQIKHVSKETTRHDRPKPNLLYQKFVKTATLTSSGEKPDKDLENYSDDDNQGPKSPKILTDEMLLQACEGRTAHKAARLGITMKAKLARLEAQEQAFLAHLKGQDPGAPQPQSDSKPPQKEKKKEKEESTATERDGEEEPREQTDQSMRKSKKKRRHQEEKVSGEREGTVENEEEEGAGTSWLGELQSREQTDQPLRKKKKKRRQQVEGGILDEGEGGKVAAGAVRTEVENTASTDPCRQSKKKRRQCEEEDSLNTEDEEGEAASADYRTREAASRACSDPSIRRSKKKRKQHREEEEEVLDLKGEDETAGGGRTREAENRTDTAPSSRDKKKRQQLPEEERAEVNTGQRTKKKKQKKRD; translated from the exons ATGAGTGTCACCCCAGAGGTCAAGAGTCGTGGGATGAAGTTTGCTGAGGAGCAGCTGCTAAAGCATGGATGGACTCAAG GCAAAGGCCTGGGCCGGAAGGAGAATGGCATCACCCAGGCCATCAGGGTGACGCTGAAACAGGATACTCATGGG GTGGGACATGACCCTGCCAAGGAGTTCACAGACCACTGGTGGAATGAGCTCTTCAACAAGACTGCAGCCAGCTTGGTAGTGGAAACTGGGCAG GATGGAGTTCAGATAAAGCATGTTTCTAAGGAGACTACCCGACATGATCGTCCCAAGCCCAACCTGCTGTATCAGAAGTTTGTGAAG ACGGCCACGCTGACTTCAAGCGGggagaaaccagacaaggacttGGAGAATTACAGTGATGACGACAACCAGGGGCCCAAGTCCCCAAAGAT TTTGACCGATGAGATGCTGCTCCAAGCCTGTGAGGGGCGAACAGCACACAA AGCTGCCCGTCTTGGTATCACAATGAAGGCCAAGCTTGCTCGGCTGGAGGCCCAGGAACAGGCCTTCCTGGCTCATCTCAAAGGCCAGGACCCTGGGGCTCCCCAACCACAGTCTGACAGCAAGCCcccccaaaaagagaaaaagaaagagaaggaagagtcTACAGCAACTGAAAGGGATGGGGAAGAGGAACCCCGAGAACAGACTGACCAGAGTATGAGGAAAAGCAAGAAGAAGAGGCGACACCAAGAAGAAAAAGTCTCAGGTGAGAGAGAGGGAACTGTAGAAAATGAGGAGGAAGAGGGTGCAGGAACAAGTTGGCTTGGGGAATTGCAGAGCAGAGAACAAACCGATCAGCccctcaggaaaaaaaagaagaagagacgGCAGCAGGTGGAGGGGGGAATCCTGGATGAAGGAGAAGGAGGTAAGGTGGCTGCAGGGGCTGTCAGGACAGAGGTGGAGAACACAGCATCCACTGACCCATGCAGACAAAGCAAGAAGAAGAGGCGGCAGTGTGAGGAGGAAGACAGCTTGAACACAGAGGATGAAGAAGGTGAGGCAGCTTCTGCAGACTACAGGACCAGGGAAGCAGCAAGCAGAGCATGCAGTGACCCAAGTATCAGGAGAAGCAAGAAGAAAAGGAAGCAGCAtcgagaggaggaggaggaggtgttGGACTTAAAGGGTGAAGATGAGACTGCAGGAGGTGGGAGGACTAGGGAAGCAGAGAACAGAACAGATACTGCTCCAAGCAGTAGAGATAAAAAGAAGAGGCAGCAGCTTCCAGAGGAGGAAAGAGCTGAAGTCAACACTGGCCAGagaaccaaaaagaagaaacagaagaagAGAGACTGA